GATGACCGGAAGGGCGCGGCCGGACTGGCCCGACTGCAGGACTCCGTGGTCGCGCGGACCCGCGAGGTCGTCGGCGTGCTCGCCGGCGCCGGGCTCGAGGTCACCCGCGCGGCGGGGGCCGCGGAGTACTGCCGCTCCGAGCCGGCTCCCGGCGTCACCTACCGCAGTGGCGGCGCGGTCGCGGGGACCCCTGCGGAGGTCCCTGCCCAGTTCGCCGCCGCCCGGGAGGCGCTGCTCGCCGCGGGCTGGGTGGTCGTGACGGAGGGCACCGACGGCGGCCGGCCCTGGGCCAACCTGGGCCGCGACGGCCTGCGGCTCGGCCTCTCGCAGGCCAAGCACGGTGAGCGGCTGCTCGGGTTCGCGCTCACCAGTGCCGAGTGCGTCGACGTCGCGGACGGTGGCTTCCTCGACGACGACGACCGCCGCGTCGACCTCCTCGCCACTGAGAAATAACGTCACCGAAACGCCCGGTTCCCACGCCATGGGAACGGCGATTGTTGCGCCCTGCTCCGCGGCCGGATCCTCCTGTGATCCACGACACCCACCAGCCGCCAGGAGCGCACCGCATCATGACGCGACCCCGCACCCTCTCCCTGTCCGCCGCCGCCCTCGCTCTCGCCCTGCCCGTCCTGCTCTCCGCGTGCGGCGGCAGCAGCGAGGCCGACGAGAAGCCGTCGTACGACAAGTCCGCCCCGCTGCACAGCGCCCTCCCGAAGGACCTGCAGGGCAAGAAGTCGATCACCATCGCGAGCAACGTCGAGTACCCGCCGTTCGAGTTCCTCGACACCGACAACAAGACGGTGCTCGGCATCGACCGCGAGATCGCCGACGGGCTGGAGAAGCAGCTCGGCATCGACATCGAGTTCGACAACATCGCCTTCGACGCGATCATCCCGGGCCTCGCCTCGGGCCGCTACCAGATGGCGATGTCGGCGATGACCGACAACCTCGAGCGGCAGAAGGAGGTCGACTTCGTCGACTACTTCGCCGCGGGCGCCGGGATCATGACCCACGAGGCGGACGCCGACAAGTACACGACCCTGGCCGACATGTGCGGCACCACGGTCGCGGTCGTCAAGGGCACCACCGAGGTCCCGCAGGCCGAGGAGGCCTCCAAGCAGTGCGAGGCCGACGGCAAGGACCCGATCAAGGCGACGGTCTTCCCCGGCCAGAACCAGGTCATCCTCGCGCTGCAGAACGAGCGCGTCGACGCGATCTTGATGGACAGCGCGCCCGGCGCGTACGCCGCCTCGCAGACCGAGGGACTCGTCATGAGCAAGCCCTACGAGTCGCAGCCGTTCGGCATCGTGTTCGCCAAGGGCACCGACGAGCTCCAGAAGGCCGTCCAGCAGGCGCTGCAGGCGCTCAAGGACAACGGCGAGTACGACAAGGCGCTGGAGAAGTTCGGTCTCGAGAGCGGCGCCATCGACGAGTTCACCATCAACGGCGGCACCCAGTGACCTCGGTTCCCGTGACCGAAAACTCCGCTCCGGCCCCGTCCCGTCCCGTCCCTGCGCGGGACGGGCGGGACGCCCGGGTCGTGCTCCCCACCCGGCACCCGGCCCGCTGGGCGATGGCGGTGGTGGTCCTCCTGATCGTGGCGGGCGGGATCACCCAGGTCATCGGCAACGAGCGCTTCCAGTGGGACGTCGTCGGTGACTACCTGTTCGCCCAGCCGATCCTGCAGGGCGTCGCGAAGACGCTGATGCTCACCGCCGCCGCGATGGCGATCGGCGTCGGGCTGGGCGTCGTGATCGCCGTGCTGCGGCTCTCGCCGAACCCGATCCTGTCGTCGGCCGCCTGGACCTACTCCTGGTTCTTCCGCGGTACGCCGCTGCTCGTGCAGCTGTTGTTCTGGTACTTCCTCGCCGCGCTCTACCCGACCATCGGCGTCGGCGGCGTGTCGTGGAGCGCCAACGAGCTGATCTCGCCGCTCACCGCGGCGCTGCTCGGCCTCGGGCTCAACGAGGCGGCGTACATGAGCGAGATCGTGCGCTCCGGCATCCTCTCGGTCCCGCCGGGCCAGGCCGAGGCGGCCAGCGCGGTCGGCATGCGGCGCTCGCAGGTGATGCGCCGGGTCGTGCTGCCGCAGGCGATGCGGGTGATCATCCCGCCGACCGGCAACGAGACGATCGGCATGCTCAAGCACACCGCGCTGGTGCTGGTGATCGGCTACACCGAGCTGATGACCACCGCGTCCAACATCTACTCGCGGACCTACCAGACCATCCCGCTGCTCATCGTGGCCGCGCTCTGGTACCTCGCGATCTCGGCGGTGCTCTCCGTCGGTCAGTACTTCATCGAGCGGCACTTCGGCCGCGGCTTCTCGAACCACCGGGTCAGCCGCAAGGGGAGTCGCGGGCGCAAGGGGGAGGCGGTCGCATGAGTGCTCGTGCCGACGGCT
The genomic region above belongs to Nocardioides sp. QY071 and contains:
- a CDS encoding amino acid ABC transporter permease, which translates into the protein MLPTRHPARWAMAVVVLLIVAGGITQVIGNERFQWDVVGDYLFAQPILQGVAKTLMLTAAAMAIGVGLGVVIAVLRLSPNPILSSAAWTYSWFFRGTPLLVQLLFWYFLAALYPTIGVGGVSWSANELISPLTAALLGLGLNEAAYMSEIVRSGILSVPPGQAEAASAVGMRRSQVMRRVVLPQAMRVIIPPTGNETIGMLKHTALVLVIGYTELMTTASNIYSRTYQTIPLLIVAALWYLAISAVLSVGQYFIERHFGRGFSNHRVSRKGSRGRKGEAVA
- a CDS encoding ABC transporter substrate-binding protein, translating into MTRPRTLSLSAAALALALPVLLSACGGSSEADEKPSYDKSAPLHSALPKDLQGKKSITIASNVEYPPFEFLDTDNKTVLGIDREIADGLEKQLGIDIEFDNIAFDAIIPGLASGRYQMAMSAMTDNLERQKEVDFVDYFAAGAGIMTHEADADKYTTLADMCGTTVAVVKGTTEVPQAEEASKQCEADGKDPIKATVFPGQNQVILALQNERVDAILMDSAPGAYAASQTEGLVMSKPYESQPFGIVFAKGTDELQKAVQQALQALKDNGEYDKALEKFGLESGAIDEFTINGGTQ